A single region of the Mugil cephalus isolate CIBA_MC_2020 chromosome 4, CIBA_Mcephalus_1.1, whole genome shotgun sequence genome encodes:
- the iqsec1b gene encoding IQ motif and SEC7 domain-containing protein 1 isoform X4 codes for MWNLMWKYCISVRTISVEGDAPGSEVGASLDPSGGYSCVPVTHCGGLGPDHLDSQLYGHILLPGHLRPRRPKLQHSQSILRKQAEEEAIKRSRSLSESYELSSDLQDKQVEMLERKYGGRFITRHAARTIQTAFRQYQMNKNFERLRSSMSENRMSRRIVLSNMRMQFSFEGPEKVHSSYFEGKQVSLTDDGTKIGALVQSEHGGELGVQAKTPTTQSDFTDAITELEDAFSRQVKSLAESIDDALNCRSLHGEDSQSETGRGHQDMDREVSCQVKPSHGASEHRKLDEMTASYSDVTLYIDEEELSPPLTLSQSVDRPSSTESNLRQRSLNSSQDYWSLVHKDEKGDTDTSCRSTPSLECQEQRLRVDHLPLLTIEPPSDSSVDLSDRSDRSSLKRQNAYDRNQQSSPKHISHGLPPRGPPREEDAPRHRHRQLEAHLAINGTANRQSKSESDFSDGDNDSINSTSNSNDTINCSSESSSRDSLREQTLSKQTYHKETRNSWDSPAFSNDIIRKRHYRIGLNLFNKKPEKGIQYLIERNFVPDTPVGVAHFLLQRKGLSRQMIGEFLGNRQKQFNRDVLDCVVDEMDFSAMELDEALRKFQAHIRVQGEAQKVERLIEAYSQRYCICNPGVVRQFRNPDTIFILAFAIILLNTDMYSPNVKPERKMKLEDFVKNLRGVDDGEDIPREMLVGIYERIRKRELKTNEDHVSQVQKVEKLIVGKKPIGSLHHGLGCVLSLPHRRLVCYCRLFEVPDPNKPQKLGLHQREIFLFNDLLVVTKIFQKKKNSVTYSFRQSFSLYGMQVLLFENQYYPNGVRLTSAIPGADIKVLINFNAPNPQDRKKFTDDLRESIAEVQEMEKYRIESELEKQKGVVRPSMSQSSSLKKDTGNGNLSRASLDDSYAIGEGLKRTALSSSLRDLSDAGKRGRRSSAGSLDSNMEGSIISSPHMRRRGPSSRDCPSRHSGQSLPNSSSLLGSLFGTRRVKSPSPTPPSPHPTLISHTPHPSNLHHTARSETDAPASMHPHHAQFCHVAQNPPPYHHHHHYHPPAHLQHPPHQYHPPPSHGSQQPPFPPHPPHPPHPHAQHGGHGSHQAHPPHPAHGPHHHGPPPPSSSQVQSSTKPKHSGISTVV; via the exons TGTGGAAGGTGATGCTCCAGGCAGCGAGGTGGGCGCCTCTTTGGACCCCAGCGGCGGCTACAGTTGCGTCCCAGTGACCCACTGTGGCGGGCTTGGGCCCGACCACCTGGACAGCCAGCTCTACGGGCACATCTTGCTGCCGGGCCACCTGCGACCCCGCCGGCCGAAGCTCCAGCACTCCCAGTCCATCCTCCGCAagcaggcagaggaggaggccatCAAGCGCTCCCGCTCGCTGTCAGAGAGCTATGAGCTCTCGTCCGACCTACAGGACAAGCAG gtggagaTGCTAGAGCGTAAATATGGGGGGCGTTTCATAACCCGGCATGCTGCCCGCACCATCCAGACAGCCTTCCGCCAGTACCAAATGAACAAGAACTTTGAGCGTCTGAGAAGTTCTATGTCTGAGAATCGTATGTCCAGACGGATTGTCCTGTCCAATATGAGAATGCAGTTTTCCTTCGAAGGACCTGAAAAAGTCCACAGCTCCTACTTCGAGGGAAAGCAGGTCTCGCTAACAGACGATGGCACCAAAATCGGTGCGCTGGTACAGTCGGAGCACGGTGGGGAGTTGGGGGTGCAGGCCAAGACCCCCACGACGCAGAGCGACTTCACAGACGCCATCACGGAACTAGAGGATGCCTTTTCCAGGCAGGTCAAATCTCTAGCCGAGTCCATAGATGACGCTCTGAACTGCCGCAGCTTACACGGCGAAGACAGTCAGTCAGAGACGGGGAGAGGTCACCAGGACATGGACAGGGAGGTGAGTTGCCAGGTGAAACCCTCCCACGGCGCCTCGGAGCACCGCAAACTGGACGAGATGACGGCATCTTACAGCGACGTCACCCTTTACATCGACGAAGAGGAGCTGTCGCCGCCTCTGACGCTGTCTCAGTCCGTAGACAGACCCTCCAGCACAGAGTCCAACCTGCGCCAGCGTTCCCTCAACTCCTCCCAGGACTACTGGTCCCTGGTTCACAAGGACGAAAAGGGGGACACGGACACCAGCTGCCGCAGCACGCCTTCCCTAGAATGCCAAGAGCAGCGCTTGCGAGTCGACCATCTACCGTTGCTGACCATAGAGCCTCCCAGCGACAGCTCCGTGGACCTGAGCGATCGCTCCGACCGCAGCTCTTTGAAGAGGCAGAACGCCTACGACCGCAACCAGCAGAGCAGCCCCAAACACATCAGCCACGGCCTGCCACCTCGGGGACCTCCCAGGGAAGAGGACGCCCCTCGCCATCGGCACCGACAGCTGGAGGCGCACCTGGCCATCAACGGTACGGCGAACCGGCAGAGCAAGTCAGAGTCGGATTTCTCCGATGGCGACAACGACAGCATCAACAGCACATCCAACTCCAATGACACCATCAACTGCAGCTCCGAGTCCTCGTCCAGGGACAGCCTGAGGGAGCAGACGCTCAGCAAGCAGACGTACCACAAAGAGACCCGCAACAGCTGGGACTCGCCTGCCTTCAGCAACGACATCATTCGCAAGAGGCACTACCGCATAGGCCTAAACCTCTTCAACAA GAAACCAGAGAAAGGCATCCAGTATCTGATAGAGCGAAACTTTGTTCCAGACACTCCGGTGGGTGTGGCCCACTTCCTGCTGCAGAGGAAAGGCTTGAGTAGGCAGATGATTGGCGAGTTCCTGGGTAACAGACAGAAGCAGTTCAACCGGGATGTCCTCGA CTGTGTGGTGGATGAGATGGACTTCTCAGCTATGGAGCTGGACGAGGCACTCAGGAAATTTCAGGCGCACATCAGAGTCCAGGGAGAAGCCCAGAAGGTTGAGCGGCTCATAGAGGCCTACAG CCAACGCTACTGCATCTGCAACCCGGGCGTGGTGCGACAGTTCAGGAACCCCGACACCATCTTCATCCTGGCTTTTGCCATCATCCTCCTCAACACTGACATGTACAGTCCCAACGTCAAGCccgagaggaagatgaagctggAGGACTTTGTCAAGAACCTTCGAG GAGTGGATGATGGGGAAGACATCCCCAGAGAGATGCTGGTAGGAATATATGAGAGGATTCGCAAGCGAGAGCTCAAGACAAATGAAGACCACGTGTCCCAGGTTCAGAAAGTGGAAAAACTGATTGTTGGCAAAAAGCCG ATCGGCTCTTTACACCACGGCCTAGGCTGT GTGCTGTCCCTACCGCACCGTAGACTGGTCTGTTATTGTCGACTTTTTGAAGTGCCCGaccccaacaaaccacaaaagTTGGGCCTGCACCAAAGAGAGATCTTCCTCTTCAATGACCTGCTCGTG GTTACAAAAATtttccagaagaagaagaactctgTGACCTACAGTTTTCGACAGTCCTTCTCGCTATATGGCATGCAAGTGTTGCTCTTCGAGAACCAGT ATTATCCCAATGGAGTCCGTCTGACCTCAGCCATTCCTGGAGCTGACATCAAAGTCCTCATCAACTTCAATGCACCCAATCCTCAGGACCGCAAAAAGTTCACTGACGATTTGCGAGAATCTATTGCAGAAGTCCAAGAGATGGAAAAGTACCGGATAGAAT CTGAGCTGGAAAAACAGAAGGGCGTGGTGAGGCCCAGCATGTCCCAGAGTTCCAGTTTAAAGAAGGACACAGGAAACGGCAATCTGAGCCGAGCTAGCCTCGACGACAGCTATGCCATCGGTGAAGGCCTGAAGAGAACGGCCCTCAGCAGCTCCCTACGTGACCTCTCAGATGCAG GCAAGCGTGGGAGACGCAGCAGTGCAGGATCACTAGACAGCAATATGGAA GGGTCCATCATTAGCAGCCCCCACATGCGCCGGAGAGGCCCCTCCAGCCGCGACTGCCCGTCCCGCCACAGCGGCCAGTCCCTGCCCAACTCCTCCTCGCTGCTCGGATCTCTGTTCGGCACCAGGCGGGTGAAGTCCCCGAGCCCCACCCCACCGTCCCCGCACCCCACCCTCATCTCCCACACCCCGCACCCCTCCAACCTGCACCACACGGCCCGCTCCGAGACGGACGCGCCGGCCTCCATGCACCCGCACCACGCCCAGTTCTGCCACGTGGCCCAGAACCCTCCGccttaccaccaccaccaccactaccacccgCCGGCCCACCTGCAGCACCCGCCGCACCAGTACCACCCGCCCCCGTCGCACGGCAGCCAGCAGCCGCCTTTCCCGCCCCACCCGCCCCACCCGCCTCACCCTCACGCGCAGCACGGCGGCCACGGGAGCCACCAGGCGCACCCTCCCCACCCCGCGCACGGCCCCCACCACCACGGCCCGCCGCCGCCATCCTCCTCCCAGGTGCAGAGCAGCACCAAGCCCAAGCACAGCGGCATCAGCACGGTGGTGTGA
- the iqsec1b gene encoding IQ motif and SEC7 domain-containing protein 1 isoform X3 encodes MWCLQCASDRTQSLLELESDSCVEGDAPGSEVGASLDPSGGYSCVPVTHCGGLGPDHLDSQLYGHILLPGHLRPRRPKLQHSQSILRKQAEEEAIKRSRSLSESYELSSDLQDKQVEMLERKYGGRFITRHAARTIQTAFRQYQMNKNFERLRSSMSENRMSRRIVLSNMRMQFSFEGPEKVHSSYFEGKQVSLTDDGTKIGALVQSEHGGELGVQAKTPTTQSDFTDAITELEDAFSRQVKSLAESIDDALNCRSLHGEDSQSETGRGHQDMDREVSCQVKPSHGASEHRKLDEMTASYSDVTLYIDEEELSPPLTLSQSVDRPSSTESNLRQRSLNSSQDYWSLVHKDEKGDTDTSCRSTPSLECQEQRLRVDHLPLLTIEPPSDSSVDLSDRSDRSSLKRQNAYDRNQQSSPKHISHGLPPRGPPREEDAPRHRHRQLEAHLAINGTANRQSKSESDFSDGDNDSINSTSNSNDTINCSSESSSRDSLREQTLSKQTYHKETRNSWDSPAFSNDIIRKRHYRIGLNLFNKKPEKGIQYLIERNFVPDTPVGVAHFLLQRKGLSRQMIGEFLGNRQKQFNRDVLDCVVDEMDFSAMELDEALRKFQAHIRVQGEAQKVERLIEAYSQRYCICNPGVVRQFRNPDTIFILAFAIILLNTDMYSPNVKPERKMKLEDFVKNLRGVDDGEDIPREMLVGIYERIRKRELKTNEDHVSQVQKVEKLIVGKKPIGSLHHGLGCVLSLPHRRLVCYCRLFEVPDPNKPQKLGLHQREIFLFNDLLVVTKIFQKKKNSVTYSFRQSFSLYGMQVLLFENQYYPNGVRLTSAIPGADIKVLINFNAPNPQDRKKFTDDLRESIAEVQEMEKYRIESELEKQKGVVRPSMSQSSSLKKDTGNGNLSRASLDDSYAIGEGLKRTALSSSLRDLSDAGKRGRRSSAGSLDSNMEGSIISSPHMRRRGPSSRDCPSRHSGQSLPNSSSLLGSLFGTRRVKSPSPTPPSPHPTLISHTPHPSNLHHTARSETDAPASMHPHHAQFCHVAQNPPPYHHHHHYHPPAHLQHPPHQYHPPPSHGSQQPPFPPHPPHPPHPHAQHGGHGSHQAHPPHPAHGPHHHGPPPPSSSQVQSSTKPKHSGISTVV; translated from the exons ATGTGGTGTCTGCAGTGCGCCTCTGATAGGACCCAGTCCTTACTGGAGCTGGAGTCAGACAGCTG TGTGGAAGGTGATGCTCCAGGCAGCGAGGTGGGCGCCTCTTTGGACCCCAGCGGCGGCTACAGTTGCGTCCCAGTGACCCACTGTGGCGGGCTTGGGCCCGACCACCTGGACAGCCAGCTCTACGGGCACATCTTGCTGCCGGGCCACCTGCGACCCCGCCGGCCGAAGCTCCAGCACTCCCAGTCCATCCTCCGCAagcaggcagaggaggaggccatCAAGCGCTCCCGCTCGCTGTCAGAGAGCTATGAGCTCTCGTCCGACCTACAGGACAAGCAG gtggagaTGCTAGAGCGTAAATATGGGGGGCGTTTCATAACCCGGCATGCTGCCCGCACCATCCAGACAGCCTTCCGCCAGTACCAAATGAACAAGAACTTTGAGCGTCTGAGAAGTTCTATGTCTGAGAATCGTATGTCCAGACGGATTGTCCTGTCCAATATGAGAATGCAGTTTTCCTTCGAAGGACCTGAAAAAGTCCACAGCTCCTACTTCGAGGGAAAGCAGGTCTCGCTAACAGACGATGGCACCAAAATCGGTGCGCTGGTACAGTCGGAGCACGGTGGGGAGTTGGGGGTGCAGGCCAAGACCCCCACGACGCAGAGCGACTTCACAGACGCCATCACGGAACTAGAGGATGCCTTTTCCAGGCAGGTCAAATCTCTAGCCGAGTCCATAGATGACGCTCTGAACTGCCGCAGCTTACACGGCGAAGACAGTCAGTCAGAGACGGGGAGAGGTCACCAGGACATGGACAGGGAGGTGAGTTGCCAGGTGAAACCCTCCCACGGCGCCTCGGAGCACCGCAAACTGGACGAGATGACGGCATCTTACAGCGACGTCACCCTTTACATCGACGAAGAGGAGCTGTCGCCGCCTCTGACGCTGTCTCAGTCCGTAGACAGACCCTCCAGCACAGAGTCCAACCTGCGCCAGCGTTCCCTCAACTCCTCCCAGGACTACTGGTCCCTGGTTCACAAGGACGAAAAGGGGGACACGGACACCAGCTGCCGCAGCACGCCTTCCCTAGAATGCCAAGAGCAGCGCTTGCGAGTCGACCATCTACCGTTGCTGACCATAGAGCCTCCCAGCGACAGCTCCGTGGACCTGAGCGATCGCTCCGACCGCAGCTCTTTGAAGAGGCAGAACGCCTACGACCGCAACCAGCAGAGCAGCCCCAAACACATCAGCCACGGCCTGCCACCTCGGGGACCTCCCAGGGAAGAGGACGCCCCTCGCCATCGGCACCGACAGCTGGAGGCGCACCTGGCCATCAACGGTACGGCGAACCGGCAGAGCAAGTCAGAGTCGGATTTCTCCGATGGCGACAACGACAGCATCAACAGCACATCCAACTCCAATGACACCATCAACTGCAGCTCCGAGTCCTCGTCCAGGGACAGCCTGAGGGAGCAGACGCTCAGCAAGCAGACGTACCACAAAGAGACCCGCAACAGCTGGGACTCGCCTGCCTTCAGCAACGACATCATTCGCAAGAGGCACTACCGCATAGGCCTAAACCTCTTCAACAA GAAACCAGAGAAAGGCATCCAGTATCTGATAGAGCGAAACTTTGTTCCAGACACTCCGGTGGGTGTGGCCCACTTCCTGCTGCAGAGGAAAGGCTTGAGTAGGCAGATGATTGGCGAGTTCCTGGGTAACAGACAGAAGCAGTTCAACCGGGATGTCCTCGA CTGTGTGGTGGATGAGATGGACTTCTCAGCTATGGAGCTGGACGAGGCACTCAGGAAATTTCAGGCGCACATCAGAGTCCAGGGAGAAGCCCAGAAGGTTGAGCGGCTCATAGAGGCCTACAG CCAACGCTACTGCATCTGCAACCCGGGCGTGGTGCGACAGTTCAGGAACCCCGACACCATCTTCATCCTGGCTTTTGCCATCATCCTCCTCAACACTGACATGTACAGTCCCAACGTCAAGCccgagaggaagatgaagctggAGGACTTTGTCAAGAACCTTCGAG GAGTGGATGATGGGGAAGACATCCCCAGAGAGATGCTGGTAGGAATATATGAGAGGATTCGCAAGCGAGAGCTCAAGACAAATGAAGACCACGTGTCCCAGGTTCAGAAAGTGGAAAAACTGATTGTTGGCAAAAAGCCG ATCGGCTCTTTACACCACGGCCTAGGCTGT GTGCTGTCCCTACCGCACCGTAGACTGGTCTGTTATTGTCGACTTTTTGAAGTGCCCGaccccaacaaaccacaaaagTTGGGCCTGCACCAAAGAGAGATCTTCCTCTTCAATGACCTGCTCGTG GTTACAAAAATtttccagaagaagaagaactctgTGACCTACAGTTTTCGACAGTCCTTCTCGCTATATGGCATGCAAGTGTTGCTCTTCGAGAACCAGT ATTATCCCAATGGAGTCCGTCTGACCTCAGCCATTCCTGGAGCTGACATCAAAGTCCTCATCAACTTCAATGCACCCAATCCTCAGGACCGCAAAAAGTTCACTGACGATTTGCGAGAATCTATTGCAGAAGTCCAAGAGATGGAAAAGTACCGGATAGAAT CTGAGCTGGAAAAACAGAAGGGCGTGGTGAGGCCCAGCATGTCCCAGAGTTCCAGTTTAAAGAAGGACACAGGAAACGGCAATCTGAGCCGAGCTAGCCTCGACGACAGCTATGCCATCGGTGAAGGCCTGAAGAGAACGGCCCTCAGCAGCTCCCTACGTGACCTCTCAGATGCAG GCAAGCGTGGGAGACGCAGCAGTGCAGGATCACTAGACAGCAATATGGAA GGGTCCATCATTAGCAGCCCCCACATGCGCCGGAGAGGCCCCTCCAGCCGCGACTGCCCGTCCCGCCACAGCGGCCAGTCCCTGCCCAACTCCTCCTCGCTGCTCGGATCTCTGTTCGGCACCAGGCGGGTGAAGTCCCCGAGCCCCACCCCACCGTCCCCGCACCCCACCCTCATCTCCCACACCCCGCACCCCTCCAACCTGCACCACACGGCCCGCTCCGAGACGGACGCGCCGGCCTCCATGCACCCGCACCACGCCCAGTTCTGCCACGTGGCCCAGAACCCTCCGccttaccaccaccaccaccactaccacccgCCGGCCCACCTGCAGCACCCGCCGCACCAGTACCACCCGCCCCCGTCGCACGGCAGCCAGCAGCCGCCTTTCCCGCCCCACCCGCCCCACCCGCCTCACCCTCACGCGCAGCACGGCGGCCACGGGAGCCACCAGGCGCACCCTCCCCACCCCGCGCACGGCCCCCACCACCACGGCCCGCCGCCGCCATCCTCCTCCCAGGTGCAGAGCAGCACCAAGCCCAAGCACAGCGGCATCAGCACGGTGGTGTGA
- the iqsec1b gene encoding IQ motif and SEC7 domain-containing protein 1 isoform X6 yields the protein MAHRRYHHSVEGDAPGSEVGASLDPSGGYSCVPVTHCGGLGPDHLDSQLYGHILLPGHLRPRRPKLQHSQSILRKQAEEEAIKRSRSLSESYELSSDLQDKQVEMLERKYGGRFITRHAARTIQTAFRQYQMNKNFERLRSSMSENRMSRRIVLSNMRMQFSFEGPEKVHSSYFEGKQVSLTDDGTKIGALVQSEHGGELGVQAKTPTTQSDFTDAITELEDAFSRQVKSLAESIDDALNCRSLHGEDSQSETGRGHQDMDREVSCQVKPSHGASEHRKLDEMTASYSDVTLYIDEEELSPPLTLSQSVDRPSSTESNLRQRSLNSSQDYWSLVHKDEKGDTDTSCRSTPSLECQEQRLRVDHLPLLTIEPPSDSSVDLSDRSDRSSLKRQNAYDRNQQSSPKHISHGLPPRGPPREEDAPRHRHRQLEAHLAINGTANRQSKSESDFSDGDNDSINSTSNSNDTINCSSESSSRDSLREQTLSKQTYHKETRNSWDSPAFSNDIIRKRHYRIGLNLFNKKPEKGIQYLIERNFVPDTPVGVAHFLLQRKGLSRQMIGEFLGNRQKQFNRDVLDCVVDEMDFSAMELDEALRKFQAHIRVQGEAQKVERLIEAYSQRYCICNPGVVRQFRNPDTIFILAFAIILLNTDMYSPNVKPERKMKLEDFVKNLRGVDDGEDIPREMLVGIYERIRKRELKTNEDHVSQVQKVEKLIVGKKPIGSLHHGLGCVLSLPHRRLVCYCRLFEVPDPNKPQKLGLHQREIFLFNDLLVVTKIFQKKKNSVTYSFRQSFSLYGMQVLLFENQYYPNGVRLTSAIPGADIKVLINFNAPNPQDRKKFTDDLRESIAEVQEMEKYRIESELEKQKGVVRPSMSQSSSLKKDTGNGNLSRASLDDSYAIGEGLKRTALSSSLRDLSDAGKRGRRSSAGSLDSNMEGSIISSPHMRRRGPSSRDCPSRHSGQSLPNSSSLLGSLFGTRRVKSPSPTPPSPHPTLISHTPHPSNLHHTARSETDAPASMHPHHAQFCHVAQNPPPYHHHHHYHPPAHLQHPPHQYHPPPSHGSQQPPFPPHPPHPPHPHAQHGGHGSHQAHPPHPAHGPHHHGPPPPSSSQVQSSTKPKHSGISTVV from the exons TGTGGAAGGTGATGCTCCAGGCAGCGAGGTGGGCGCCTCTTTGGACCCCAGCGGCGGCTACAGTTGCGTCCCAGTGACCCACTGTGGCGGGCTTGGGCCCGACCACCTGGACAGCCAGCTCTACGGGCACATCTTGCTGCCGGGCCACCTGCGACCCCGCCGGCCGAAGCTCCAGCACTCCCAGTCCATCCTCCGCAagcaggcagaggaggaggccatCAAGCGCTCCCGCTCGCTGTCAGAGAGCTATGAGCTCTCGTCCGACCTACAGGACAAGCAG gtggagaTGCTAGAGCGTAAATATGGGGGGCGTTTCATAACCCGGCATGCTGCCCGCACCATCCAGACAGCCTTCCGCCAGTACCAAATGAACAAGAACTTTGAGCGTCTGAGAAGTTCTATGTCTGAGAATCGTATGTCCAGACGGATTGTCCTGTCCAATATGAGAATGCAGTTTTCCTTCGAAGGACCTGAAAAAGTCCACAGCTCCTACTTCGAGGGAAAGCAGGTCTCGCTAACAGACGATGGCACCAAAATCGGTGCGCTGGTACAGTCGGAGCACGGTGGGGAGTTGGGGGTGCAGGCCAAGACCCCCACGACGCAGAGCGACTTCACAGACGCCATCACGGAACTAGAGGATGCCTTTTCCAGGCAGGTCAAATCTCTAGCCGAGTCCATAGATGACGCTCTGAACTGCCGCAGCTTACACGGCGAAGACAGTCAGTCAGAGACGGGGAGAGGTCACCAGGACATGGACAGGGAGGTGAGTTGCCAGGTGAAACCCTCCCACGGCGCCTCGGAGCACCGCAAACTGGACGAGATGACGGCATCTTACAGCGACGTCACCCTTTACATCGACGAAGAGGAGCTGTCGCCGCCTCTGACGCTGTCTCAGTCCGTAGACAGACCCTCCAGCACAGAGTCCAACCTGCGCCAGCGTTCCCTCAACTCCTCCCAGGACTACTGGTCCCTGGTTCACAAGGACGAAAAGGGGGACACGGACACCAGCTGCCGCAGCACGCCTTCCCTAGAATGCCAAGAGCAGCGCTTGCGAGTCGACCATCTACCGTTGCTGACCATAGAGCCTCCCAGCGACAGCTCCGTGGACCTGAGCGATCGCTCCGACCGCAGCTCTTTGAAGAGGCAGAACGCCTACGACCGCAACCAGCAGAGCAGCCCCAAACACATCAGCCACGGCCTGCCACCTCGGGGACCTCCCAGGGAAGAGGACGCCCCTCGCCATCGGCACCGACAGCTGGAGGCGCACCTGGCCATCAACGGTACGGCGAACCGGCAGAGCAAGTCAGAGTCGGATTTCTCCGATGGCGACAACGACAGCATCAACAGCACATCCAACTCCAATGACACCATCAACTGCAGCTCCGAGTCCTCGTCCAGGGACAGCCTGAGGGAGCAGACGCTCAGCAAGCAGACGTACCACAAAGAGACCCGCAACAGCTGGGACTCGCCTGCCTTCAGCAACGACATCATTCGCAAGAGGCACTACCGCATAGGCCTAAACCTCTTCAACAA GAAACCAGAGAAAGGCATCCAGTATCTGATAGAGCGAAACTTTGTTCCAGACACTCCGGTGGGTGTGGCCCACTTCCTGCTGCAGAGGAAAGGCTTGAGTAGGCAGATGATTGGCGAGTTCCTGGGTAACAGACAGAAGCAGTTCAACCGGGATGTCCTCGA CTGTGTGGTGGATGAGATGGACTTCTCAGCTATGGAGCTGGACGAGGCACTCAGGAAATTTCAGGCGCACATCAGAGTCCAGGGAGAAGCCCAGAAGGTTGAGCGGCTCATAGAGGCCTACAG CCAACGCTACTGCATCTGCAACCCGGGCGTGGTGCGACAGTTCAGGAACCCCGACACCATCTTCATCCTGGCTTTTGCCATCATCCTCCTCAACACTGACATGTACAGTCCCAACGTCAAGCccgagaggaagatgaagctggAGGACTTTGTCAAGAACCTTCGAG GAGTGGATGATGGGGAAGACATCCCCAGAGAGATGCTGGTAGGAATATATGAGAGGATTCGCAAGCGAGAGCTCAAGACAAATGAAGACCACGTGTCCCAGGTTCAGAAAGTGGAAAAACTGATTGTTGGCAAAAAGCCG ATCGGCTCTTTACACCACGGCCTAGGCTGT GTGCTGTCCCTACCGCACCGTAGACTGGTCTGTTATTGTCGACTTTTTGAAGTGCCCGaccccaacaaaccacaaaagTTGGGCCTGCACCAAAGAGAGATCTTCCTCTTCAATGACCTGCTCGTG GTTACAAAAATtttccagaagaagaagaactctgTGACCTACAGTTTTCGACAGTCCTTCTCGCTATATGGCATGCAAGTGTTGCTCTTCGAGAACCAGT ATTATCCCAATGGAGTCCGTCTGACCTCAGCCATTCCTGGAGCTGACATCAAAGTCCTCATCAACTTCAATGCACCCAATCCTCAGGACCGCAAAAAGTTCACTGACGATTTGCGAGAATCTATTGCAGAAGTCCAAGAGATGGAAAAGTACCGGATAGAAT CTGAGCTGGAAAAACAGAAGGGCGTGGTGAGGCCCAGCATGTCCCAGAGTTCCAGTTTAAAGAAGGACACAGGAAACGGCAATCTGAGCCGAGCTAGCCTCGACGACAGCTATGCCATCGGTGAAGGCCTGAAGAGAACGGCCCTCAGCAGCTCCCTACGTGACCTCTCAGATGCAG GCAAGCGTGGGAGACGCAGCAGTGCAGGATCACTAGACAGCAATATGGAA GGGTCCATCATTAGCAGCCCCCACATGCGCCGGAGAGGCCCCTCCAGCCGCGACTGCCCGTCCCGCCACAGCGGCCAGTCCCTGCCCAACTCCTCCTCGCTGCTCGGATCTCTGTTCGGCACCAGGCGGGTGAAGTCCCCGAGCCCCACCCCACCGTCCCCGCACCCCACCCTCATCTCCCACACCCCGCACCCCTCCAACCTGCACCACACGGCCCGCTCCGAGACGGACGCGCCGGCCTCCATGCACCCGCACCACGCCCAGTTCTGCCACGTGGCCCAGAACCCTCCGccttaccaccaccaccaccactaccacccgCCGGCCCACCTGCAGCACCCGCCGCACCAGTACCACCCGCCCCCGTCGCACGGCAGCCAGCAGCCGCCTTTCCCGCCCCACCCGCCCCACCCGCCTCACCCTCACGCGCAGCACGGCGGCCACGGGAGCCACCAGGCGCACCCTCCCCACCCCGCGCACGGCCCCCACCACCACGGCCCGCCGCCGCCATCCTCCTCCCAGGTGCAGAGCAGCACCAAGCCCAAGCACAGCGGCATCAGCACGGTGGTGTGA